From Acomys russatus chromosome 25, mAcoRus1.1, whole genome shotgun sequence, a single genomic window includes:
- the Tnfsf13 gene encoding tumor necrosis factor ligand superfamily member 13 isoform X1, with amino-acid sequence MPASSPGNMGGSSREPALSVALWLSWGAILGAVTCAAALLIQQAELQSLRKEVSRLQQSGGPSQRWRDSPWPSLRAQSPDVLEAWEDGEKSRRRRAALTQNHKKKHSVLHLVPINITSKVDSDVTEVMWQPALRHGRALEARGYLVRVWNAGIYLLYSQVLFHDVTFTMGQVVSRESQGRQETLFRCIQSMPSDPDRAYNSCYSAGVFHLHQGDIITVKIPRANAKLSLSPHGTFLGFVKL; translated from the exons ATGCCAGCCTCATCCCCAGGCAACATGGGGGGCTCATCACGAGAGCCAGCCCTTTCAGTTGCTCTTTGGCTGAGTTGGGGGGCCATTCTGGGGGCCGTGACTTGTGCTGCCGCACTACTGATCCAACAAGCAGAGCTCCAAAGCCTGAGGAAGGAGGTCAGCCGCCTGCAGCAGAGTGGAGGGCCTTCCCAGAGGTGGAGAGACTCTCCGTGGCCGAGCCTCCGGGCACAG AGTCCTGATGTCCTGGAAGCctgggaggatggggagaaatCCCGGAGAAGAAGAGCAGCACTCACCCAGAATCACAAGA agAAGCACTCAGTTCTGCATCTTGTTCCAATTAACATCACCTCCAAAG TGGACTCTGATGTGACGGAGGTGATGTGGCAACCAGCTCTTAGGCACGGGAGAGCCCTGGAGGCCCGGGGATACCTTGTCCGGGTCTGGAACGCTGGGATCTATCTCCTATACAGCCAG GTCCTGTTTCATGATGTGACTTTCACCATGGGACAGGTGGTATCTCGGGAAAGCCAAGGGAGACAGGAGACTCTGTTCCGGTGCATCCAAAGTATGCCCTCTGACCCCGACCGTGCCTACAACAGCTGCTACAGCGCAG GTGTCTTCCATTTACATCAAGGGGATATTATCACTGTCAAAATTCCTCGGGCAAACGCAAAACTTAGCCTTTCCCCGCATGGAACCTTCCTGGGGTTTGTGAAACTGTGA
- the Tnfsf13 gene encoding tumor necrosis factor ligand superfamily member 13 isoform X2: MPASSPGNMGGSSREPALSVALWLSWGAILGAVTCAAALLIQQAELQSLRKEVSRLQQSGGPSQRWRDSPWPSLRAQSPDVLEAWEDGEKSRRRRAALTQNHKMDSDVTEVMWQPALRHGRALEARGYLVRVWNAGIYLLYSQVLFHDVTFTMGQVVSRESQGRQETLFRCIQSMPSDPDRAYNSCYSAGVFHLHQGDIITVKIPRANAKLSLSPHGTFLGFVKL; this comes from the exons ATGCCAGCCTCATCCCCAGGCAACATGGGGGGCTCATCACGAGAGCCAGCCCTTTCAGTTGCTCTTTGGCTGAGTTGGGGGGCCATTCTGGGGGCCGTGACTTGTGCTGCCGCACTACTGATCCAACAAGCAGAGCTCCAAAGCCTGAGGAAGGAGGTCAGCCGCCTGCAGCAGAGTGGAGGGCCTTCCCAGAGGTGGAGAGACTCTCCGTGGCCGAGCCTCCGGGCACAG AGTCCTGATGTCCTGGAAGCctgggaggatggggagaaatCCCGGAGAAGAAGAGCAGCACTCACCCAGAATCACAAGA TGGACTCTGATGTGACGGAGGTGATGTGGCAACCAGCTCTTAGGCACGGGAGAGCCCTGGAGGCCCGGGGATACCTTGTCCGGGTCTGGAACGCTGGGATCTATCTCCTATACAGCCAG GTCCTGTTTCATGATGTGACTTTCACCATGGGACAGGTGGTATCTCGGGAAAGCCAAGGGAGACAGGAGACTCTGTTCCGGTGCATCCAAAGTATGCCCTCTGACCCCGACCGTGCCTACAACAGCTGCTACAGCGCAG GTGTCTTCCATTTACATCAAGGGGATATTATCACTGTCAAAATTCCTCGGGCAAACGCAAAACTTAGCCTTTCCCCGCATGGAACCTTCCTGGGGTTTGTGAAACTGTGA